GCCAAACCGTATTGTATCCGCCGTTTGGATTGGCTGTTAAATTTACGGTCTTGGCAGAACCGTCGCTGTTTGGCGCGAATTCGTCAACACATTGAGTTCCGCAGTTTATCGGCGTTCCGTTATCGGCAGAAACAGAGCCACCATCACTTCTCTGGACTGAAAGGACAGGATTTCTGACTCTGACAGATACGAAATTTTTACAGTTACTTGTCTCGGAAGCGTCTTTTTCGGAAATAGTGCTCCCCCTCCCCTCCAGCGCCCTGTTGGCGCAAAGGCGGAAATCCCATGTGCCGGGTCCCATCGGTGTACCACCACCTAAAGCGCCGAGGTATGGCGAAACGTCCCGAGAGCCGTTTTCGGCTATTTCTCCGGATGAAACAAGAGAGCTATTTACAAGGTCTCTCCAAATAGAACTGCTGGACAATTTGTATTGATAGTTGTTGGTAAAAGTGCCGGCCGCCGGAGCGTTTCCTGTATTCTTAACATAACCGGAAACTACCATGTTGCCGGAATACACATAACCGTCTCCGGTATCACGCCCGCCGCTTATTGGATTTATATAACCCTCAAGGTCAGGTTTGGGATTTTCACTCGGCGAACAGTTTATGGAAGAAAGCAAAGTAGAGTTGGCGGAAGTGCCGTTTCTTAAATAAAAAGTGTAAGGTGTAAGCTCCAAAAGACCGTTTTGAGTGAAACTTCCGGAACCGCTTCCGGAACCGATGTTTAGGAGTAAACTGCCTCCGTTCCACAAAGTAACATCGGAGCCGTTTTCATAGTTGTACAGGAGAGTAACGCTGTTTGGTGATGGGATTCCGCAAGTTAAAGCCCCGGACACAGGGTTGTTTTCAGTGGTCTTGAAGAATTTCACCACTACAGTTTTGTCGCTGTCCACAACCACTCGGCACTTGTTTGGAGAATTTGGCACGGGGGTACAGTTGCTTGACCAGCTAAAAAAGTTTGAGTCGGAATTTGGAGTGGCCGTAAGTTCAATTTCCAAGCCATTTGTAAAGGTCTCTTCACAGTCGTTTTCGCAAGAGATTCCCGGAGGGTTGCTTCTCACAACCCCGGTTCCGTTGCCATCTATTACGACAGAGAGTCGTCTGGCCACGGGTGCCGTACCAATAATAAGCGTAGGAGTGGGAACTGACTCGTTTGGGCAGGAGATAGAGCCATATGTCTGGTCGTATGATTTATCTGAACAAAACGACTCAAAGTAATTGTCAGAACCGGCTGAAGCAAAAAAGTTTGAAGGTAAGGAAAAACATTTTCGTGTCTGTACGACCATGGTTATTGACCCGTTTTCTCCGTTTTGGCATTGATAATTCGCTTTAGCGGAACTTTCAGTCCACAAGCTATAATTACCGAAATAGTTAAGCATGTTGGCTTTTATCAAAGTGTTAGAACCTCCTCCACTTGAAAGTTGAAGTCCGGTATATTTCCTACCTCCGGTCAGGTCGGTCTCAGGCATAGATATGGCGTTACTGTTTCTACCCACCGAAGAATCCGGCTCTACCGTTAAATCCACTTGCAGACGAATATCAGAATTTTCTTGGCTTGTAAGACCCCTGACACTCCACGAACTAACATCGGGAAACTCTACTCCGTAGTCGGACTCCGGTCTTTCTCGGATACTCGTTGGCGCCACAAAAAAAGCGTCCGTTTGGAAATTCGCGCTCCAATTTCCGCCACAACCCACCGACTCCGCGTCCGTGAACACTTCATACTGGTTATCGCTATTGAGTACCGGCCTGTGATTTATATATATATCACAACCGGCGGCATCTGCTTTTTGAGCGTTCAAGAATGAAAAAACAGCCAAAAACAAAAAAGCTGATATGAACAGCCCTCCAATCAGTATTTTGGGTAAAAAAAGCAGTTTCCTGTTTAGAAAAAAGGACATATATTGAAATTTCAATCGGAAGCGAGCTTGAGGAGCTTTTAGTAAAATTCTGCGAAACTCGTGAGGCCTTGCCGAAACAAGACAACGAAGATTTTACAAGAAATTAACGAAAATCATCAAGCGTAGCGAGAAAGTATCTACTGGGACGCGCTGTTAGTCAAGGCGGAGAAAATCTCTTCTCTTTCTTCCGAAGAAAAATTGTATATGTGGGCCTTAGCGAACATTATTCCGGAAATTCTCTGACTTTCATCTGCTGAAAGAGGTCTGCCTGAACGGACAATCGCCAATATCTCCGCTTTGTCGCTCGCCACATCACCGCTCTTTTCCTCTTCTGTCAGACGAAGTTCGGGAGCAAGTCTGTCTTCATCGGCCATTTCAGCGTCCTGAGAAGGTCTGTAGTAATAAAAGAATGCCGCCACCGCTACTGCTAAAATTATTACGACAACAAGCCACAAAAGACCTCTCCCCGGTTTTTTGCTTCCCATATTCATGGATTCGTTATTTATAGATTCATTCATATGAAACTGATTATACGGATAATTACAGTAATGAACAAGAAAAAAATGTTGATAACTTAATGGATTCTATTGCTGAACGAGCCCCAAATAAGAGGAAAATGACGTAACCCCTCACACCTATCAGAAAGTGGCTTTATTCCTCCTTTTCTACCGCGTGTCGCCTTAGCTTTAGCGGTGGCGCAAAGGAGGGTGGTCATTCTGATGACGGAGGATTTATAAATCCCTCGGCTCATCGGAATGAGCCCCTCCCTTTAGAAAAGGGAGAATAAGAGTGTGAGGGGTTACAAAATGGCATGTTGACAAATTTTGCAGGTCTTGCTATGCTTTTTATATGAACGTTCGCCTCCTGGGCGGACATTTTTATTAAAAATTAAAATATGTAACATGTAGCTTGTACCATGTAACGCCATATCGCAAAACGCAAAACTTGTAACGTGTAACGCCGGAAAAGAAATACTCTGACGCTACACACTACACGCTTCTCGCTACACGATTTTGACGCTATACGCTACACGCTATACGCTACACGAATATGTTATTCGACCTAAAAGTAATAAATTCGGTTCTTGACCAACTTGAAGACGAGCGAGGGATACCGAGAGAAAAGGTCACCGAGGCCATTGAGGCCTCTCTGGCGAGCGCCTACAAAAAAGAGTACGGAAAAAAGGGACAGATAGTAAGGGCCAAATTTGACCCTGAAACAGGAAAAACGGAGTTTTTCCAAGTAAAAATTGTCGTGGACGAAACACGTGTTATTTTGCCTGACGAAAACGGGGAATTCCCCGATAGGGCGGATGACGATGAGCGTCTTTTCTTTAACGCGGAACACCACATAATGATAAATGACGCCTCTCTTATCAAAAAAGACGCTCAAATAGACGACGAAGTCATATTCCCACTTGAGGAAAAACAGGACTTCGGACGCATAGCGGCCCAAACAGCCAAACAGATAATAATTCAGAAAATTCGGGAAGCTGAAAAGGTGTCCGTAATGGGCGAATTCGGAGAAAGAGAAGGTGAAATCATATCCGGTACGGTTCAGAGAATAGAAAGAGGCAACTTGTTTATAGACCTGGGCAGAGCTACGGGACTTCTTTCTTACGAAGAACAAATCCCGGGGGAGCGTTATAAACAAGGCGAACGTATCCGCGCGTATCTATATCGCGTGGAAGAAACTCCAAGAGGGATAATGTTGCGTCTTTCTCGTTCTCACCCGAAATTTCTTTATGAGCTTTTCAAAATAGAAGCGCCTGAAATAGCTTCTGGGGCAGTGGAAGTGAAAGCTATCGCCCGCGAAGCGGGATCTCGTTCCAAAATAGCCGTAACCGCCACAGACCAGCACGTTGACCCTGTAGGTTCTCTTGTGGGACAACGCGGAGTCAGAGTAACAACAGTCATGTCCGAGCTTGGCGGAGAAAAAATAGATATTATTGAGTGGTCGGAAAATCCGGCAAAATTTGTTGAGGAAGCCCTCTCGCCCGCTAAAATACTTAATGTTAAAATAAAGGAGGAAGAAAATAGCGCTTACGTGGAAGTGTCCGAAGACCAGCAATCTCTTGCCATAGGCAAAGGTGGCCAAAATGTGCGTCTTGCGGCCAAGCTTACCGGCTGGAAAATAGACATAAAATCAGCCAAAGGAGATACTTTAGCCGAGGTGGCGGAAAACGGCGAAACAGAAGCAAAAGAGCCCGTAGAAGATGGTGGCGAAAAGAAGGAAAAGGAATTATAATAATTAAGCAAATCGTGTAACTTGTAACTTGTAACGCCATATCGCAAAACGCAAAACATGTAACGTGTAACGCCATAATATACAACGTGTAACTTGTAACGTGTAACGCCGGAAAAGAAATACTCTGACGCTATACGTTATACGCTTCACGCTAAACGATTTTGACACTACACGTTATACGCTTCGCGCTACACATTATACGCTTCGCGCTACACGATTTTGACGCTACACGCTACACGCTACACACTATGAATCTACTCCATGACATTTCTTCGGGAGAAAAAGACAAAATCAATGTAATCATTGAAATCCCGAAAGGTTCCAAAAACAAATACGAGATAGACAAGGAAACGGGAATTATTGCTTTGGACAGAGTGGCCCATACGGCCCAGGATTTTCCTTTTGACTATGGTTTTATTCCACAGACACTTTGGGACGACGGCGATGCCATTGATGTAGTCCTTCTTACCACATACCCTCTTTTGCCGGGGATTTTGGTACGAGCCAGACCCGTGGCTCTTTTGGAAATGATAGACGGTGGCGACTCAGACGACAAAGTCATAGCGGTACCGAAAGACGATCCTCGTTTTGACGACACGCGGGACTTGAAAGACCTGAACAAACACACACTCAAAGAAATAGAACATTTCTATTCAACCTACAAAAAACTTCAGAACAAAGAAGTTGAAGTCCGCGGATTTAAAGAAAGATCGGCAGCTGAAGAGGCATTTACCAGAGGACGAGCCCTTTACCAAGAAAAATCAGGAAAATAAAAGCGTTAACAGCAAATTAGTTATTAACAACAAA
Above is a window of bacterium DNA encoding:
- the nusA gene encoding transcription termination factor NusA; amino-acid sequence: MLFDLKVINSVLDQLEDERGIPREKVTEAIEASLASAYKKEYGKKGQIVRAKFDPETGKTEFFQVKIVVDETRVILPDENGEFPDRADDDERLFFNAEHHIMINDASLIKKDAQIDDEVIFPLEEKQDFGRIAAQTAKQIIIQKIREAEKVSVMGEFGEREGEIISGTVQRIERGNLFIDLGRATGLLSYEEQIPGERYKQGERIRAYLYRVEETPRGIMLRLSRSHPKFLYELFKIEAPEIASGAVEVKAIAREAGSRSKIAVTATDQHVDPVGSLVGQRGVRVTTVMSELGGEKIDIIEWSENPAKFVEEALSPAKILNVKIKEEENSAYVEVSEDQQSLAIGKGGQNVRLAAKLTGWKIDIKSAKGDTLAEVAENGETEAKEPVEDGGEKKEKEL
- a CDS encoding inorganic diphosphatase, whose protein sequence is MNLLHDISSGEKDKINVIIEIPKGSKNKYEIDKETGIIALDRVAHTAQDFPFDYGFIPQTLWDDGDAIDVVLLTTYPLLPGILVRARPVALLEMIDGGDSDDKVIAVPKDDPRFDDTRDLKDLNKHTLKEIEHFYSTYKKLQNKEVEVRGFKERSAAEEAFTRGRALYQEKSGK